TCGGCCGAGCTGACCGGAGTCGACGCTTTCGCCTAGGCTGGGCCAAATGGACGGGCTGGCCGGCGCGATCGCGCTTCCCGACGGCACGAAGGTGCGCGGCCGCGGCCGGCGACAGCCGTTGCCGGCCGGTCCACTGCCGGACTATGGCCTGTGCCTCGGCCGGTTTTCGGCGCGGCGCGACCCCGACTGGCCCTCGGACTGGATCGACTGGCCGGATTTCCGGCTGCCGCGCGATGATGCCGCGGCGGCCGGCCTGATCCGCAAGGCGTACGAGCTGGCGCGCACCGGCCAGCGGGTCGAGGTGACCTGCGGCGGCGGCAACGGCCGCACCGGCACGGTCATCGCGTGCATGGCCGTGCTCGCCGGCCATCCCGCCGACGACGCGGTGGCCTGGACCCGCCAGCACTATCGCCGGCACGCCGTGGAAACCCGCGGCCAGCGCCGGTGGGTCAGCTGGTTCGCACTCGGCGCATGACCCGGAGCAGGTATTCCTTGCGGTTGAGCGGATC
The nucleotide sequence above comes from Fodinicola acaciae. Encoded proteins:
- a CDS encoding protein-tyrosine phosphatase family protein; this translates as MDGLAGAIALPDGTKVRGRGRRQPLPAGPLPDYGLCLGRFSARRDPDWPSDWIDWPDFRLPRDDAAAAGLIRKAYELARTGQRVEVTCGGGNGRTGTVIACMAVLAGHPADDAVAWTRQHYRRHAVETRGQRRWVSWFALGA